In one Achromobacter spanius genomic region, the following are encoded:
- a CDS encoding HD domain-containing phosphohydrolase, translating to MEVPQSEGLEGAILLVDDEPHILSSLVRELRGTHSSILTATDGVDAINKMVRNKIDLVICDANMPGMSGADLLATVQQRWPDTVRILLTGYPEHNNTIRAINEGRIYRYLTKPWDADQLRIAVSQGLALHQAQAERKRLEQINRQQYQALQHLNNSLERRVKERTAQLERANAEIEKAHQSLQQSYVMATRVFASLINLRLPAEKQSNAKVASLVSAFCDKMQMNEKQMQDLAIASALYNIGKLTWDDTLIAGSPDRMERTQRDRYRTYPVVGESLLMSLEPANDAANIIRHHQERWDGAGFPDGLAGEAIPYGARILKIATDYVELRMGVLLSRKLGHEEAIDAVRRYSGRLYDPSLCEPYIEVMESIENSDAADETVLVLDTARLEPGMILVKDLHALSGMLLISAGKPLTERLIDKLMVFEQNEDATYQLFVRMPETED from the coding sequence ATGGAAGTCCCACAAAGCGAGGGGCTGGAAGGCGCCATTCTTTTAGTCGATGACGAACCGCATATCCTGTCAAGCCTGGTGCGAGAGCTCCGAGGTACGCACTCGTCGATACTCACCGCGACAGACGGCGTTGATGCAATCAATAAAATGGTGCGCAACAAGATTGATCTCGTCATCTGTGACGCCAACATGCCGGGGATGTCGGGTGCCGACCTGCTTGCAACAGTACAGCAGCGGTGGCCCGATACTGTTCGTATCCTGCTCACGGGCTATCCGGAACACAACAACACGATTCGTGCCATTAACGAGGGGCGTATTTATCGATACCTGACGAAGCCGTGGGATGCCGATCAATTACGCATCGCAGTGAGTCAAGGCTTGGCGCTTCATCAAGCGCAAGCCGAAAGAAAGCGGTTAGAGCAGATCAATCGTCAGCAGTATCAGGCGTTACAGCATCTAAACAACTCATTAGAAAGGCGCGTGAAGGAGCGCACGGCGCAGCTTGAGCGAGCGAACGCTGAGATCGAGAAGGCGCACCAAAGCCTGCAGCAAAGTTATGTCATGGCCACGCGAGTATTTGCTTCACTGATAAATCTAAGGCTGCCTGCAGAAAAACAATCCAACGCAAAAGTTGCATCACTTGTGAGCGCCTTCTGCGACAAAATGCAGATGAACGAGAAGCAGATGCAGGATCTGGCCATCGCTTCGGCGCTCTATAACATTGGAAAACTGACTTGGGACGATACGCTCATTGCTGGATCTCCGGACCGAATGGAAAGGACTCAGCGCGACCGATACCGGACCTATCCGGTGGTGGGAGAGAGTTTGCTCATGTCGCTTGAGCCGGCCAACGACGCTGCCAACATAATTCGTCATCATCAAGAGCGCTGGGATGGCGCCGGCTTTCCCGATGGCTTGGCAGGCGAGGCCATCCCTTATGGCGCGCGCATTCTGAAGATTGCCACCGATTATGTTGAACTTCGAATGGGAGTCTTGCTATCGAGAAAACTTGGCCATGAAGAAGCCATTGATGCGGTTCGTAGATACTCTGGTCGACTTTATGACCCGAGTTTGTGTGAGCCGTACATCGAGGTCATGGAAAGCATTGAAAATTCCGACGCCGCCGATGAGACTGTTTTGGTGCTCGATACCGCCAGGCTCGAGCCGGGGATGATATTGGTAAAGGACCTTCACGCTTTAAGCGGCATGTTGTTAATAAGCGCAGGTAAGCCCCTGACGGAGCGGCTGATAGATAAGCTGATGGTCTTTGAGCAAAATGAAGATGCCACGTATCAATTGTTCGTTCGTATGCCTGAGACGGAAGATTAA
- a CDS encoding ATP-binding protein, translating into MQMVAIQKKVLRQCGVVMVGEAGDIQSWDQAMERLTGIDASSAIGLRFEDLKCLKILEEPAKTLAANGHDVGFATVADFVVPPTYSASRCLVFACHTPAPRESDSIQYPTSGSQSEVTAKQVRQLNPTQNQVMQTEKLAAIGQLAAGVAHEINNPIGYVFSNLKTLGNYVRDLLKIVDAVEGVAHLDDLRHLKRNLEYDYIRHDLEALLSESADGIDRVKKIITALKDFSRPEEEGFREFDLHHGIETTLKVVNNELKYKANVICEFGALPLVECNGSQINQVTLNLLINAAQAIETRGTITVRSGVEGEEVWFEVQDTGCGIEADALRRIFEPFYTTKQLGKGTGLGLALSYNIVEQHAGRIEVFSDLGRGSRFRIWLPIHQKVREA; encoded by the coding sequence ATGCAAATGGTTGCTATTCAAAAAAAAGTTCTTAGGCAGTGCGGCGTCGTGATGGTGGGCGAGGCGGGAGATATTCAGTCGTGGGACCAGGCCATGGAGCGTTTAACGGGGATCGACGCTAGCTCAGCGATTGGATTGCGTTTCGAAGACTTAAAGTGTTTGAAAATCCTAGAGGAGCCAGCGAAGACGCTAGCTGCCAATGGCCATGACGTCGGGTTTGCGACAGTCGCCGATTTCGTCGTCCCGCCCACCTACAGTGCCTCACGATGCCTAGTATTTGCGTGTCATACCCCAGCACCAAGGGAAAGTGACTCCATCCAATATCCAACCTCGGGGTCACAAAGTGAAGTGACCGCAAAGCAGGTGCGACAACTGAATCCCACGCAGAATCAAGTCATGCAGACGGAAAAGTTGGCGGCAATCGGTCAGCTTGCGGCAGGCGTCGCCCACGAAATAAACAATCCAATCGGGTACGTCTTTTCGAATCTGAAAACTCTTGGAAACTATGTGCGGGATTTACTGAAAATCGTTGATGCCGTTGAAGGAGTTGCGCATCTCGACGACCTGCGCCACCTTAAGCGGAATCTTGAGTACGATTATATTCGTCATGATTTGGAGGCCTTGCTTAGCGAGTCAGCGGACGGCATTGATCGCGTAAAGAAAATAATAACAGCGCTGAAAGATTTTTCGCGACCGGAAGAAGAAGGGTTCCGCGAATTTGACTTGCATCACGGTATAGAAACGACACTAAAGGTCGTAAATAATGAACTCAAATACAAGGCAAACGTAATCTGCGAGTTCGGGGCCTTGCCTCTTGTGGAATGCAATGGCTCACAAATCAATCAGGTCACGTTAAACCTGCTCATCAACGCTGCTCAGGCCATTGAGACGCGAGGCACGATCACCGTTCGTTCGGGAGTGGAGGGCGAGGAGGTCTGGTTCGAGGTGCAGGACACGGGCTGTGGAATTGAAGCAGATGCTCTGCGTCGAATCTTCGAGCCTTTTTATACCACCAAGCAATTAGGGAAAGGCACGGGGTTGGGGTTGGCGCTGTCGTACAACATCGTAGAGCAGCACGCGGGTCGTATTGAAGTATTTAGTGACCTGGGCCGCGGATCCCGTTTCAGGATCTGGCTTCCAATTCACCAAAAGGTGCGCGAGGCGTAA
- a CDS encoding phage/plasmid replication protein, II/X family → MKSRDIRGIDRAHQIELDCCPPQILQRHNFFGHANLQSYVHQIFEQQTTAMALSPTDEERAEWANGQVGITEIHLTANFWCPPVQREIIDAIDANNREGKRRNRETSIELGHGPKRRSVYHSATVYSKHELLASQWKNPGEYQTAILDLARLSIRVEIKLHHQGLRTRNLQYVSRWKHEDVDKLFFDLLGRYKITNSVQPVLTEYEAKELPKNVRRAYLLWLNGENLHEHFNRTTVWQHAKELKQRVGIDITGHRRPEALPVVNTAEIFTRENIVPIPEWAYGSQRYSPPV, encoded by the coding sequence ATGAAGTCGCGAGACATAAGAGGTATTGACCGGGCGCACCAGATCGAACTTGATTGCTGCCCGCCTCAGATTCTGCAGCGACACAACTTTTTCGGACATGCAAATCTGCAATCGTATGTACACCAGATTTTCGAACAACAAACCACTGCCATGGCGCTTAGTCCAACAGATGAAGAGCGGGCGGAGTGGGCCAACGGACAAGTTGGCATCACCGAAATCCACCTGACGGCGAACTTCTGGTGCCCCCCCGTGCAAAGAGAGATCATTGACGCGATAGACGCCAATAATCGCGAAGGGAAACGCCGTAACCGCGAAACTTCTATCGAACTGGGTCACGGTCCGAAGAGGCGTTCCGTGTATCACAGCGCAACTGTCTACAGCAAACATGAGCTGTTGGCATCGCAGTGGAAGAACCCTGGTGAATATCAAACCGCGATACTTGACCTGGCACGTCTCAGCATCCGCGTCGAGATCAAGCTCCACCACCAGGGCCTGCGCACGCGAAATCTCCAATACGTGTCGAGGTGGAAGCACGAAGACGTGGACAAACTATTTTTTGACCTATTGGGCCGCTATAAGATCACCAATTCTGTGCAACCGGTCCTCACGGAATACGAGGCAAAAGAATTGCCGAAGAACGTGCGCCGTGCTTATCTACTTTGGCTCAACGGCGAAAATCTGCATGAGCATTTTAATAGAACTACCGTGTGGCAGCATGCGAAGGAGCTAAAACAGCGCGTGGGAATCGATATAACGGGGCATCGTCGACCGGAGGCACTGCCAGTGGTAAATACGGCTGAGATTTTTACTCGAGAGAACATCGTGCCGATTCCCGAATGGGCGTACGGCAGCCAGCGCTATTCGCCGCCCGTGTAG
- a CDS encoding EAL domain-containing protein produces the protein MKMRHIVISALPIVVGFILLWVGLAWLIWRPLLAEHLPELAGSIEQGALLFGAAGGTLLLSALGVRGLALLVNAFAFSVNAWIAVSRMPPIGWDLWSQQSSLTPLMQISIAFVCCALGLIEVFPRFKRLSWTLGGVACIGAVLQTVARVQAWPAGNPLAVIFRIEGLYTLLLVLMALSAMALITQRRSEKVIARQTASVWLAALGTFVAVLCWCVIGTHELSIKVNQARILLDQADRQVNAAVRVRFTVLNRLAARWGIEGGLPEPTSFKFDATAFLRDIPGFKGMALIDIDGSILLSNAENAEIDQLMKAYFSTPAARIFLHHVEESGKPHIGRPIPSAGLPSLALVAAKLPMQSGKATYLVAVQQLADLFVSIPGPAVGLAAVSVDLAGAEIYSVGAASRGDLLVQAAIEIDHENLATIKGWYRGTVTEGPISFLSTSALLVGIVSTLFLMLNQQLSWSSRRRSYKLAMAHGALQRSLDAQHRLNGMKARIMRLSGDIIFSLNRDLAFTEVSVSVERILGYSPHELKGKRVIDFVQRTDRRRTGLALESAMENSSEDWKFQNQLNDKFGVPLEMKWSAEWVESEQLLYCVVRDVDWIRQQDVFNAASRRVYDQIIARASLDTVLRSIAGLARAIVPGASFAVRRLVEDQGTLQLLMAEGPGADFESSLGDQLPLTADSPQCDAVRNGAPVFIDQVDCSDCASMCGAASFAYWASPMSVGPKLLGAVGVYSPDDQRMSYDTQALAAICQLAAVAIKAADDRKSLEASEQRYRSLYHFNPDAVYSFDLTGRYTSVNPQAGILTGLSERELLQLTYRSVVTAEDLEMVNRHFDAVLKGEVRRYLARCKVATGKVRIFDVTNMPIQVEDQVVGVFGIARDVTEQERAGAVIRAKEKQLRQLLIDMRDAVLVVNQGGYVRFANEAAQQMFGRSQAGLQNMHVPLPEVPPKLFEWKTVDRGGGTLDVEVALSETEWEKQPMRLLSLRDLRPRKHFEQQLHLLHRSLEACYNAVTIADATDPEFPLIYVNPAFERMTGFSRTEALGRNCRFLQGPETDQVAVEKIRAALSDNREIDIVIQNTRKDGTAFWNHLFIAPVPNELGRVGNFIGILNDITQQKKIEEQLEYGATHDILTELPNRRLLREYLTKSSAEARRRGDTLAVGFFDLDGFKLINDSMGHDFGDRVLIQVAQRMRACLQKGEMVARVGGDEFVIVLPSTTRERSHRLIEAAINAVGAPYRFGELEVHITASAGLTVSDGAIKDPMQLVRESDLAMFRAKREGRNTWHEYTIDLGKDIEERLALRGDLKRALDNGELALYYQPIIDGRTHRIASVEALLRWQHPTRGFVSPSFFIPLAEETGQIIPLSRWVLERACRDAAALQDLGWSDCPVALNVSALYFQRTDFVSELESELLRWNLTSRSIEIEITESVLLDDAERAIDTLRQIRELGVKISIDDFGTGYSSLNYLKNLPIDKVKIDRSFVQEVISDRHDASIAKAIISMAHHLDLKVVAEGVEIEAQYAFLRRNHCDYFQGYLFAHPMPYEALARYLRDGSQGSKTWGESGAAEVERVLLLLDDEENILRALVRVLRRDGYKILTAQSPQEAFRLLASNKVDVIVSDQRMPEMTGTEFFHQVKDMYPETVRIILSGYTDLASVTSAINKGAIYRYFTKPWDDEELRDSIAIAFRKREGEGAAAENY, from the coding sequence ATGAAGATGCGACATATCGTTATTTCTGCTTTGCCCATTGTTGTCGGATTCATACTTCTATGGGTCGGGCTTGCATGGCTTATATGGAGACCGTTGCTGGCAGAGCACCTGCCCGAGCTGGCAGGCTCTATCGAGCAAGGGGCATTGCTTTTCGGCGCCGCAGGGGGCACGCTGTTGCTGAGCGCGCTTGGCGTTCGGGGCCTGGCATTGCTGGTAAATGCATTTGCATTTTCCGTAAACGCATGGATCGCCGTTTCTCGAATGCCTCCCATCGGCTGGGATTTGTGGAGTCAGCAGTCGTCGCTCACGCCGCTAATGCAAATCTCCATCGCGTTTGTGTGTTGCGCGCTGGGCTTGATAGAAGTCTTTCCGCGTTTTAAACGACTGAGTTGGACGTTGGGCGGCGTGGCCTGTATTGGGGCGGTGCTTCAAACGGTCGCGAGAGTGCAGGCCTGGCCGGCGGGTAATCCCTTGGCGGTAATATTCCGTATCGAAGGCCTATATACGTTGCTCCTCGTGCTCATGGCACTGAGCGCGATGGCTCTGATTACGCAAAGACGTTCGGAGAAGGTTATAGCCCGACAGACGGCAAGTGTCTGGTTGGCGGCTTTGGGGACGTTCGTCGCGGTCCTGTGTTGGTGCGTCATCGGCACTCACGAACTGAGCATAAAGGTTAATCAGGCAAGGATATTGTTGGATCAGGCTGACAGACAGGTGAACGCAGCGGTGAGGGTTCGCTTTACCGTGCTGAATAGATTGGCTGCCCGATGGGGGATCGAAGGCGGATTGCCCGAACCCACATCATTTAAGTTCGACGCCACCGCATTCCTCCGCGACATACCCGGGTTCAAAGGGATGGCGTTGATCGACATTGACGGAAGCATCCTTCTGTCCAACGCAGAGAACGCCGAAATCGACCAATTGATGAAAGCGTATTTTTCAACCCCGGCCGCGAGAATTTTCTTGCATCACGTTGAAGAAAGCGGCAAGCCACACATTGGCAGACCCATCCCAAGCGCCGGTCTGCCTTCACTTGCTTTGGTGGCGGCGAAATTGCCGATGCAGAGTGGAAAGGCTACGTATTTAGTCGCAGTTCAGCAGCTCGCGGATCTGTTCGTCAGCATTCCGGGACCCGCTGTCGGCCTGGCAGCGGTTTCCGTCGATCTCGCTGGCGCGGAAATATACAGCGTGGGTGCCGCCAGCCGGGGCGATCTACTCGTTCAGGCAGCGATCGAAATCGATCATGAAAACCTGGCTACGATCAAGGGGTGGTACCGGGGAACGGTTACGGAAGGGCCAATTTCATTTCTTTCCACATCCGCACTGCTCGTCGGCATCGTGTCGACCCTATTTCTTATGCTGAACCAGCAGTTGAGTTGGTCATCGCGGCGAAGATCGTACAAGCTTGCAATGGCCCACGGCGCACTTCAGCGAAGCCTGGATGCCCAGCATCGTCTTAATGGGATGAAGGCGAGAATTATGCGGCTGTCCGGGGATATTATATTTTCGCTGAACCGGGACCTTGCTTTTACCGAGGTGAGCGTCTCTGTGGAGAGAATTTTGGGATACTCGCCCCACGAATTAAAAGGCAAGCGAGTCATCGACTTTGTGCAACGAACCGATCGCCGGCGTACCGGATTAGCGCTAGAGTCGGCGATGGAAAATTCTTCGGAAGACTGGAAGTTTCAAAATCAGTTGAATGACAAGTTCGGGGTGCCGCTCGAGATGAAATGGTCCGCCGAATGGGTTGAATCCGAGCAGCTTTTGTATTGCGTAGTCCGCGACGTCGACTGGATCCGACAGCAGGACGTGTTTAACGCTGCATCGCGACGCGTCTATGACCAGATCATTGCCAGGGCATCCTTGGATACCGTCTTACGTTCCATAGCCGGCTTGGCTCGAGCGATTGTTCCAGGCGCTAGTTTCGCTGTACGTCGCCTCGTGGAAGACCAGGGCACGCTCCAACTACTCATGGCGGAAGGGCCGGGGGCTGATTTCGAAAGTAGTCTTGGCGATCAACTCCCGCTGACTGCTGATTCGCCCCAGTGCGACGCGGTTCGCAATGGAGCCCCTGTATTTATTGATCAGGTCGATTGTTCGGACTGTGCATCAATGTGCGGAGCCGCTTCATTCGCTTATTGGGCCTCGCCGATGTCCGTGGGACCGAAACTGCTTGGCGCCGTGGGAGTGTACTCGCCCGACGATCAACGGATGAGCTACGACACACAGGCTCTTGCAGCAATCTGCCAGTTGGCTGCGGTTGCCATTAAAGCGGCGGATGATCGCAAGAGCCTTGAAGCAAGCGAACAGCGATATCGCTCCCTGTATCACTTCAATCCCGATGCGGTTTATTCGTTTGACTTGACGGGGCGCTACACAAGCGTAAACCCGCAGGCTGGCATATTGACCGGTCTCTCGGAGAGAGAGCTATTGCAGCTAACGTATCGTTCGGTTGTCACTGCAGAAGACCTCGAAATGGTCAATAGGCATTTCGACGCGGTCCTGAAGGGAGAAGTGCGCCGATACCTTGCAAGGTGCAAGGTCGCAACCGGAAAAGTTCGAATATTCGATGTCACCAATATGCCTATTCAGGTTGAGGATCAAGTGGTAGGCGTTTTTGGTATCGCGAGAGATGTGACGGAACAGGAGAGAGCGGGTGCCGTAATTAGAGCGAAGGAGAAGCAGCTTCGCCAGTTGCTCATTGATATGCGAGATGCGGTGTTGGTTGTGAATCAAGGTGGCTACGTGCGCTTTGCAAACGAAGCGGCACAGCAAATGTTCGGCAGAAGCCAGGCGGGGTTGCAGAACATGCATGTTCCCCTACCAGAAGTTCCCCCAAAGTTGTTTGAGTGGAAAACGGTAGACCGGGGGGGAGGTACCTTGGACGTGGAAGTCGCCCTCTCGGAGACAGAGTGGGAGAAGCAGCCAATGCGGCTGCTGTCTCTTCGAGATTTGCGACCGCGTAAACACTTTGAACAGCAATTGCACTTGCTCCATCGCAGCCTCGAGGCTTGCTACAACGCAGTAACCATCGCTGATGCCACGGATCCCGAGTTTCCGTTGATTTATGTCAATCCGGCCTTTGAGCGGATGACTGGTTTCAGTCGCACGGAAGCGCTCGGCAGAAACTGCAGGTTCTTGCAAGGGCCGGAAACGGATCAGGTAGCCGTCGAAAAAATTCGTGCAGCCTTGTCAGACAATCGTGAAATTGACATTGTCATCCAAAATACGCGAAAGGACGGCACTGCTTTCTGGAATCATCTATTTATCGCCCCGGTTCCGAATGAACTGGGTAGAGTAGGGAATTTTATTGGAATCTTGAACGACATCACGCAGCAAAAGAAGATCGAGGAGCAACTTGAGTATGGTGCGACGCACGACATATTGACTGAGCTTCCAAATAGGCGGTTGCTTCGAGAATACCTGACTAAAAGCAGCGCCGAGGCTCGGAGACGGGGCGATACGCTCGCCGTGGGATTCTTCGACCTGGACGGCTTCAAGCTGATCAACGATTCGATGGGGCACGATTTCGGCGATCGTGTATTGATACAGGTTGCCCAGCGAATGAGAGCGTGCCTTCAAAAGGGAGAGATGGTTGCCCGTGTTGGCGGAGACGAGTTCGTTATCGTATTGCCATCTACGACGCGTGAGCGTTCGCATAGATTGATAGAGGCTGCTATTAACGCCGTGGGCGCGCCCTATAGGTTCGGCGAGTTGGAAGTGCATATCACGGCAAGCGCGGGACTTACAGTGAGCGACGGGGCAATCAAAGATCCGATGCAGTTGGTTCGCGAGTCAGATCTGGCGATGTTTCGTGCGAAGCGCGAGGGAAGGAATACGTGGCATGAATACACGATCGATCTTGGCAAGGACATTGAAGAGCGTTTAGCTCTGCGTGGAGACCTGAAGCGCGCGCTAGATAATGGAGAGCTAGCTCTTTATTATCAACCAATCATTGATGGCCGTACCCATCGCATAGCCAGTGTTGAGGCGCTCTTGCGTTGGCAACACCCAACTCGTGGATTTGTTTCCCCATCGTTCTTCATACCGTTGGCGGAGGAGACGGGACAGATCATTCCCTTGAGTAGATGGGTGCTGGAAAGGGCATGTCGCGATGCCGCTGCATTGCAGGACCTAGGATGGTCCGATTGCCCTGTGGCATTGAATGTTTCAGCCCTTTACTTCCAGCGGACAGATTTTGTATCTGAGCTCGAGAGTGAACTGCTCCGTTGGAATCTAACGTCGAGAAGCATCGAAATCGAGATAACTGAAAGTGTTCTGCTTGATGATGCTGAGAGAGCAATCGATACGCTTCGGCAGATCAGGGAACTTGGGGTGAAGATTTCGATCGATGATTTCGGTACAGGCTATTCAAGTTTGAACTATCTCAAGAACCTTCCAATTGACAAGGTGAAGATAGATCGGTCGTTCGTTCAGGAAGTTATCAGCGATCGGCATGATGCATCTATCGCCAAGGCGATTATATCGATGGCGCACCATCTTGATCTGAAGGTGGTTGCAGAAGGCGTTGAGATCGAGGCCCAGTACGCGTTCTTGCGCAGAAATCACTGCGATTATTTTCAAGGCTACTTATTCGCGCACCCTATGCCGTATGAAGCGCTGGCGCGGTATCTGAGAGACGGCTCCCAAGGAAGCAAAACTTGGGGCGAAAGCGGAGCTGCTGAGGTGGAGCGGGTGCTCCTGCTATTAGATGACGAAGAAAATATACTGCGGGCTCTTGTGCGTGTCTTGCGGCGGGATGGTTATAAAATTCTAACCGCCCAAAGCCCCCAAGAGGCATTTCGTTTGCTTGCGAGCAATAAAGTGGATGTTATTGTTTCTGATCAACGGATGCCCGAGATGACAGGTACGGAGTTTTTTCATCAAGTCAAGGACATGTACCCGGAAACGGTACGCATTATCTTGTCGGGCTATACGGACTTGGCGTCAGTAACTTCCGCGATAAATAAAGGCGCCATCTATCGATACTTCACGAAACCTTGGGACGATGAGGAGTTGCGGGATTCCATCGCTATTGCATTTCGCAAACGAGAAGGCGAAGGGGCTGCAGCAGAGAACTATTGA
- a CDS encoding H-NS family nucleoid-associated regulatory protein: MAKHALKGIDVKISALERQVKALHAKRKSLSVREILSLMRAHGIAVEDVLAAYRDSFQTSVKSNAPQTDGRFVVAAKYRDPETGKTWTGRGVPPRWLTAAESRGESRGDFLIDMPPPRQGLRVPK; this comes from the coding sequence ATGGCAAAACACGCCTTGAAAGGCATAGATGTGAAAATTAGCGCGTTGGAGCGTCAAGTTAAAGCGCTACACGCTAAGCGAAAATCATTATCAGTCCGCGAAATTCTCAGTCTGATGCGCGCGCACGGCATAGCCGTTGAAGACGTGCTAGCTGCATACCGAGATAGCTTCCAAACATCAGTTAAAAGCAATGCGCCGCAAACGGACGGTCGATTTGTAGTAGCAGCAAAATACCGCGACCCTGAAACCGGCAAAACATGGACTGGCCGGGGTGTGCCGCCCCGTTGGCTTACCGCCGCTGAGTCGCGAGGCGAGAGTCGTGGCGACTTCCTAATTGACATGCCCCCTCCACGCCAGGGATTACGTGTACCTAAATAG
- a CDS encoding AAA family ATPase, whose product MRIELVEIGNFRKLRKVRVDLAEKTTVFVGANNSGKTSAMIALRQFLVGRADFSINDFTLSNWTTLDALGQQWELTKPGESVHPFDWDAVLPHLDVWLNVPPKELHHVQKILPTLDWAGAPIGVRLRYEPKDIQAFQAEYLKAKLAAEAVMNANSAADGTSFPAAPQGTEGFALWPRSLMDFLSIRLRATFEVRAYLLDPAKLVFPKDGVAVPQMLPPDSEPVEGDPLKNIIRIDEISAQRGFGFAAFSPRSDADQDGGRSRSGKKLSSQLRHYYTQHLDPFDQPEPKDLEALQALHGAQAAFGKRLEVCFADALKELEDIGYPGVTDPKLTIRANITPVDGLNHPSAVQYVVPAHGASGSASVHHLPEDSNGLGYQNLVSIIFALMSFRDKWMRVGKAARTTEEEDHAIPPLHLVLIEEPEAHLHAQVQQVFIRQAYDVLRKHDKLKASKDLCTQLVVSTHSSHLAHEAEFASLRYFRRLPVKIENGSVPVSCVVNLSDTFGDEDNTGRFVKRYLKATHCDLFFADGAILVEGPAERILVPHFVRSRNEYEFLRRCYVTWLEIGGSHAHRLRLLIEQLGLNTLIITDLDAKDSANKSVPPARGLGLKARNETLKTWVPKDEALDSLLDAKEEHLSLFDSSGYGVRVAYQLPMQANFKKTSSVELLANTFEDALVYENLELFKTLDGASLMGRFRRSIEEAVDASDLATRLAGDLAKGGKAEFAMELLYGSAIDTMTVPSYINKGLLWLAAQLKRREDDVLGKGPATASVPTEIATEDTAANSVVA is encoded by the coding sequence ATGCGTATCGAGCTCGTCGAAATAGGAAACTTCCGCAAGCTTCGCAAAGTGAGGGTAGATCTCGCGGAGAAGACGACCGTCTTTGTAGGAGCCAATAACAGCGGGAAGACCTCTGCGATGATTGCACTTCGACAATTCCTCGTCGGGCGCGCCGATTTTTCTATCAACGACTTCACGCTATCGAACTGGACAACGTTGGACGCGCTTGGTCAGCAATGGGAGTTAACCAAGCCCGGGGAAAGCGTGCATCCATTTGACTGGGACGCAGTGCTGCCGCATCTCGACGTGTGGCTCAACGTTCCACCAAAAGAGCTTCATCACGTCCAAAAAATTCTTCCCACGCTCGACTGGGCGGGAGCGCCTATTGGCGTGCGGTTGCGGTATGAGCCTAAGGACATACAAGCTTTTCAGGCCGAATATCTAAAGGCAAAACTTGCCGCAGAAGCGGTCATGAACGCGAACTCGGCGGCAGATGGAACATCGTTTCCAGCAGCCCCACAAGGGACGGAGGGTTTTGCGCTTTGGCCCCGGTCGCTCATGGACTTTTTGTCCATAAGACTGCGCGCGACATTTGAAGTTCGCGCGTATCTTCTTGACCCTGCCAAGCTCGTTTTCCCGAAGGATGGCGTGGCCGTTCCGCAGATGCTTCCACCGGACAGCGAGCCGGTCGAGGGCGATCCTCTCAAGAATATTATCCGCATCGATGAGATCAGCGCTCAGCGTGGCTTTGGATTTGCAGCATTTTCGCCACGGAGCGATGCCGACCAGGACGGAGGACGCTCGCGTAGCGGGAAGAAACTTTCCAGTCAGCTAAGGCACTACTACACACAGCACTTGGATCCATTCGATCAACCTGAGCCAAAGGATTTGGAAGCCTTGCAGGCACTTCATGGAGCGCAAGCAGCCTTTGGCAAGCGCCTTGAGGTCTGCTTTGCGGATGCGCTCAAGGAGTTGGAGGACATTGGATACCCTGGCGTAACAGATCCCAAGCTGACAATCCGCGCAAACATTACTCCAGTGGACGGTTTAAATCACCCGTCGGCCGTTCAATACGTTGTTCCCGCGCATGGGGCTAGTGGGAGCGCCTCAGTTCATCATCTCCCGGAAGATTCGAACGGGTTGGGATACCAAAACCTCGTTTCTATCATCTTCGCTCTAATGAGCTTTCGCGACAAATGGATGCGTGTCGGAAAGGCTGCCAGAACGACAGAAGAGGAAGATCACGCAATTCCTCCACTTCATCTTGTTCTCATTGAAGAACCTGAGGCGCACTTGCACGCGCAGGTCCAGCAAGTCTTCATAAGACAAGCCTATGACGTTCTGCGCAAGCACGACAAGCTCAAAGCGTCGAAGGATCTGTGCACACAACTCGTGGTCAGCACTCATTCCAGCCATCTTGCGCACGAGGCTGAGTTTGCATCCTTGAGATATTTTCGGCGACTCCCAGTAAAGATCGAGAATGGCTCGGTGCCAGTCTCGTGTGTCGTGAACCTGTCGGACACGTTTGGCGACGAGGACAATACAGGTCGCTTCGTTAAGCGATACCTAAAGGCTACGCATTGCGATCTGTTTTTCGCAGACGGGGCCATACTCGTCGAAGGTCCAGCCGAACGCATACTCGTGCCTCATTTCGTAAGATCAAGGAATGAGTATGAGTTCCTACGACGCTGTTATGTGACGTGGCTGGAGATAGGAGGCAGTCACGCCCACCGGCTAAGGTTGCTCATCGAACAGCTCGGGCTGAATACGCTAATCATCACAGACCTGGATGCCAAGGATTCAGCGAACAAGTCCGTTCCGCCAGCGCGTGGTCTTGGCCTCAAGGCTCGTAACGAAACGCTGAAAACCTGGGTACCTAAAGACGAGGCACTAGATTCGTTGCTGGACGCCAAGGAAGAGCACCTATCTTTGTTTGATAGCAGCGGCTACGGGGTTCGTGTGGCTTATCAACTGCCCATGCAGGCCAACTTCAAAAAAACATCTTCTGTTGAACTACTGGCGAACACGTTCGAGGATGCGCTCGTGTACGAGAATTTGGAGCTATTCAAGACGTTGGACGGCGCGAGCCTGATGGGACGATTCAGGAGATCAATCGAAGAAGCGGTAGACGCCAGCGACCTTGCTACTAGGCTAGCCGGCGATCTTGCAAAGGGCGGC